In Excalfactoria chinensis isolate bCotChi1 chromosome 3, bCotChi1.hap2, whole genome shotgun sequence, one DNA window encodes the following:
- the EXOC8 gene encoding exocyst complex component 8 — protein MALALGEGGGGSRLRRQLESGGFAAAEYVKQLSQQSDGDRDLQEHRQRIQALQEETAQSLKRNVYQNYRQFIETAREISYLESEMYQLSHILTEQKGIMEAVTQALLLQADRDDPALGARRAAAADPFLPLSAKEAAASEEGRQRTLTTLLEKVEGCRDLLPESPGKYLVYNGDLLEYDADHMAQIQRVHAFLMNDCLLVATALPNRRGAYRYDALYPLDGLAVVNVKDNPPMKDMFKLLMFPESRIFQAENAKIKKEWLEVLEETKRNRALSEKRRLEQEALPRPAPTPPESTNPFEEEEEEEEEPSVEEEVVDLSLEWIQELPEDLDVCIAQRDFEGAVDLLDKLNEYLGDKPMSQPVKELRAKVDERVRQLTDVLVFELSPDRSLRGGPRATRRAVSQLIRLGQSTKACELFLKNRAAAVHTAIRQLRIEGATLLYIHKLCHVFFTSLLETAREFETDFAGNNGCYSAFVVWARSSMKMFVDAFSKQVFDSKESLSTAAECVKVAKEHCKQLSDIGLDLTFIIHALLVKDIKGALQSYKDIIIEATKHRNSEEMWRRMNLMTPEALGKLREEMKSCGVGNFDQYTGDDCWVNLSYTVVAFTKQTMAFLEEALKLYFPELHMVLLESLVEIILVAVQHVDYSLRCEQDPEKKAFIRQNASFLYETVLPVVEKRFEEGVGKPAKQLQDLRNASRLMRINPESTTSVV, from the exons ATGGCGCTGGCGCTCGGggagggcggcggcggcagccGGCTGCGGCGGCAGCTGGAGTCGGGGGGCTTCGCGGCGGCGGAGTACGTGAAGCAGCTGTCGCAGCAGTCGGACGGCGACCGGGATCTGCAGGAGCACCGGCAGCGCATCCAAGCGCTGCAAGAAGAGACGGCGCAGAGCCTGAAGCGCAACGTCTACCAGAACTACCGGCAGTTCATTGAGACGGCGCGGGAGATCAGCTACCTGGAGAGCGAGATGTACCAGCTCAGCCACATCCTCACCGAGCAGAAGGGCATCATGGAGGCCGTCACGCAGGCCCTGCTCCTGCAAGCCGACCGCGACGACCCCGCCCTGGgcgcccgccgcgccgccgccgccgaccCCTTCCTGCCGCTGTCGGCCAAGGAGGCTGCGGCCAGCGAGGAGGGCCGGCAGCGGACGCTCACCACCCTGCTGGAGAAAGTGGAGGGCTGCCGCGACCTGCTGCCCGAAAGCCCCGGCAAGTACCTGGTGTACAACGGCGACCTGCTGGAGTACGACGCCGACCACATGGCGCAGATCCAGCGGGTGCACGCCTTCCTGATGAACGACTGTCTGCTGGTGGCCACCGCCCTGCCCAACCGCCGCGGCGCCTACCGCTACGATGCCCTGTACCCCCTCGACGGGCTGGCCGTGGTCAACGTCAAGGACAATCCGCCCATGAAGGACATGTTCAAGCTGCTCATGTTCCCCGAGAGCCGCATCTTCCAGGCCGAGAACGCCAAGATCAAGAAGGAGTGGCTGGAAGTGCTGGAGGAGACCAAGCGCAACCGAGCCCTCAGCGAGAAGCGACGCCTGGAGCAGGAGGCCCTGCCCCGGCCAGCCCCGACGCCTCCTGAGTCCACCAACCCCTtcgaggaggaggaggaggaggaagaagagccCTCCGTTGAGGAGGAGGTGGTCGACCTCTCGCTTGAGTGGATCCAGGAGCTGCCGGAGGACCTGGACGTTTGCATCGCTCAGCGGGACTTTGAAGGGGCTGTGGACCTGCTCGATAAACTCAACGAGTACTTGGGAGACAAGCCTATGAGCCAGCCTGTGAAGGAGTTGCGGGCCAAGGTGGATGAGCGGGTCCGGCAGCTTACGGACGTGCTGGTCTTTGAGCTGTCTCCGGACCGCTCGCTGCGAGGAGGGCCGCGGGCCACGCGCCGAGCCGTGTCCCAGCTCATTCGCTTGGGCCAGTCCACCAAGGCGTGTGAGCTCTTCCTGAAGAACCGGGCGGCCGCGGTACACACGGCCATCCGACAGCTGCGCATTGAAGGTGCCACGCTGCTCTACATCCATAAACTCTGCCACGTCTTTTTCACCAGCCTCCTAGAGACGGCCAGAGAGTTTGAGACGGACTTCGCTGGCAACAACGGCTGCTACTCTGCCTTCGTTGTGTGGGCCCGCTCTTCCATGAAGATGTTTGTGGATGCCTTTAGTAAGCAAGTGTTTGACAGTAAGGAGAGCTTGTCAACTGCAGCAGAGTGCGTGAAG GTAGCTAAAGAGCACTGCAAGCAGCTCAGCGACATTGGACTGGATCTCACCTTCATCATCCACGCCCTTCTGGTAAAGGATATCAAAGGTGCTTTGCAAAGCTACAAGGATATCATCATCGAGGCCACCAAGCACCGCAACTCTGAGGAGATGTGGAGGAGGATGAACCTGATGACTCCggaggctctggggaaactCAGGGAAGAGATGAAGAGCTGCGGTGTAGGCAATTTTGACCAATACACTGGTGATGACTGCTGGGTCAACCTTAGCTACACTGTAGTAGCTTTCACTAAGCAGACTATGGCCTTCTTGGAGGAAGCGTTAAAGCTTTACTTTCCAGAGCTGCATATGGTTCTTTTGGAGAGCCTTGTGGAAATCATCCTAGTGGCCGTCCAGCATGTTGATTACAGTTTACGGTGTGAACAGGACCCTGAGAAGAAAGCATTCATTAGGCAGAATGCATCCTTCCTTTATGAAACTGTCCTTCCTGTTGTGGAAAAAAGATTTGAGGAGGGAGTTGGAAAGCCAGCCAAGCAGCTACAGGATCTCAGAAATGCTTCAAGGTTGATGCGTATAAATCCAGAAAGTACCACCTCTGTGGTGTGA
- the SPRTN gene encoding DNA-dependent metalloprotease SPRTN: MEREPQQDEEDDFALALQLQELWEAEAATAADLVEASPDPASLRPLSVVDEAWELLDPSPDVHGLFVQFNEALFWGRLAAVEVSWSPRMTLCAGVCKYEGNGGMCSIRLSEPLLKLRPRKDLVETLLHEMIHALLFVTNNDRDRESHGPEFCKHMRRINRLTGANVTIYHNFHDEVDSYRQHWWRCNGPCQYRRPYFGYVKRSMNRAPSARDFWWAEHQENCGGTFTKVKEPENFSKKHKEKTQTGKPQDSKSTNKGQVRLGDKKDPKPFSGNGYRLGGAGSGLSEKSLTFSSGVKNSESCDWQHRWAGSTVPIPKNEIKFDKSPRHDTFFPLSTGDASEEMNLASKREFPKLSVANTKAYKNVNGSPVKVARVVEENSKQGSAKGKRLLPPCWQNRSPKQVCFQPTAAAQASSEKKSVGNTVQRWPRKEDKMTFENYFVKKNSDGTLNTPTETKAESAVCSPRSSTAERQEKNVSCPVCQTEVSESKINEHLDSCLV, encoded by the exons ATGGAACGGGAGCCGCAGCAGGACGAGGAGGATGACTTCGCTCTGGcgctgcagctccaggagctgTGGGAGGCGGAGGCAGCGACGGCGGCGGATCTTGTAGAGGCCTCGCCGGACCCCGCGTCTCTCCGTCCGCTGTCGGTGGTGGATGaagcctgggagctgctggatcCCAGCCCCGACGTGCACGGCCTGTTCGTGCAGTTCAACGAGGCGCTCTTCTGGGGGCGGCTGGCGGCCGTGGAGGTGTCCTGGAGCCCGCGCATGACCCT CTGCGCTGGAGTGTGTAAATACGAAGGGAACGGTGGGATGTGTTCGATTCGCCTGAGTGAGCCGCTCCTGAAGTTAAGGCCGAGGAAGGACCTGGTTGAG aCACTGTTGCATGAAATGATCCACGCTCTGCTGTTTGTTACTAACAACGACAGAGATCGTGAATCTCACGGGCCAGAGTTCTGCAAACACATGCGGCGCATTAATCGTTTGACTGGAGCCAATGTCACA ATCTATCACAATTTCCATGACGAGGTAGATTCGTACCGCCAGCACTGGTGGCGATGCAATGGCCCCTGCCAGTATAGAAGACCTTATTTTGGGTATGTGAAACGTTCAATGAATAGAGCGCCCTCTGCACGAGACTTTTGGTGGGCTGAGCATCAAGAGAATTGCGGAGGTACGTTCACAAAAGTGAAAGAACCTGAGAACTTCTCTAAGAAGCACAAGGAGAAAACCCAGACAGGAAAACCTCAGGATTCCAAGTCAACCAACAAAG GCCAGGTCCGCTTGGGTGATAAGAAAGATCCAAAGCCTTTTAGTGGGAATGGGTATCGACTCGGAGGAGCAGGCAGTGGACTCTCAGAGAAAAGCTTAACGTTCAGCAGCGGtgttaaaaacagtgaaagctgTGATTGGCAGCATCGTTGGGCAGGAAGCACAGTACCCATACCTAAAAATGAGATCAAGTTTGACAAATCACCCCGTCACGAtaccttctttcctctctctacCGGTGATGCTAGTGAGGAAATGAACTTAGCTTCAAAGCGGGAGTTCCCCAAGCTCTCCGTTGCTAATACAAAAGCGTACAAGAATGTTAATGGATCACCTGTTAAAGTTGCTCGTGTTGTGGAGGAAAACTCAAAGCAAGGTTCTGCAAAAGGCAAGAGGCTTTTGCCACCGTGCTGGCAAAACAGGTCACCGAAACAAGTTTGTTTTCAGCCgactgcagcagctcaggcttCATCTGAGAAGAAAAGTGTGGGAAACACAGTGCAGCGATGGCCAAGGAAGGAAGACAAAATGACCTTTGAAAACTACTTTGTAAAAAAGAATAGTGATGGGACTTTAAATACACCTACGGAAACTAAAGCTGAATCTGCAGTGTGCTCTCCGagatccagcactgctgaaaggcaggaaaaaaatgtcagttgTCCTGTATGCCAGACTGAGGTTTCGGAGTCTAAAATTAATGAGCATCTCGATTCTTGTCTTGTTTGA